From Ptychodera flava strain L36383 chromosome 2, AS_Pfla_20210202, whole genome shotgun sequence, the proteins below share one genomic window:
- the LOC139120152 gene encoding zinc finger protein 708-like isoform X3 has protein sequence MSEKSGQHTSSIAEATMVIQSLVQNGHVTLECGSLNTEKAFTAQHDHVDNQSTEDKDSFSLSESHSNNDENNSQNALVQVRSNKSQECERGDWKTRFVKDCPLQIEESSFCSESWTTLVWKCALNGNVERKNRPHAYTDCGETFTQEDILRKHRLTHSGLRPYECKECGKTFTQKSNLSKHNSVHSNLRPYECEVCGKSFKDRSNLRKHRLIHSGLRPYECKDCGKTFVCMDHLRYHNLIHSGLRPYECEVCGKTFTLNRNLSEHRLTHSDLRRYECKECGKTFKHKSSLSVHNVVHSNLRPYECEVCGKSFKDRGNLKKHRLIHSDLRQYECKECGKTFKHKSSLSVHNLVHSNLRPYECEVCGKSFKDRGNLKKHRLIHSGLKPYECKECGNSFVRMEQLRHHNLIHSNLRPYECEVCGKTFTRKSTLREHRLIHSDLRRYECKECGKTLHK, from the coding sequence AGGCAACAATGGTAATACAGAGTCTTGTCCAAAATGGTCATGTCACCTTGGAGTGTGGCAGCCTTAACACAGAAAAGGCCTTTACTGCACAGCATGACCACGTTGACAACCAATCTACAGAGGACAAAGATTCCTTCAGTTTGTCTGAGAGTCATtcgaataatgatgaaaataactcACAGAATGCACTGGTACAGGTACGCAGTAATAAGAGCCAGGAGTGTGAAAGAGGTGATTGGAAAACAAGGTTTGTGAAGGATTGCCCATTGCAAATAGAAGAGTCTTCTTTCTGTTCAGAAAGTTGGACAACATTAGTTTGGAAGTGTGCACTAAATGGCAATGTTGAAAGAAAGAACAGACCACATGCATATACGGATTGTGGTGAAACATTCACACAAGAGGACATTCTTAGGAAGCACAGATTGACCCATTCAGGCCTCAGAccgtatgaatgcaaagagtgtggtaaaacattcacacaaaagAGTAATCTTAGTAAGCACAACTCAGTCCATTCCAACCTCAGACCATATGAGTGTGAAGTATGTGGTAAATCATTCAAAGATAGAAGCAATCTTAGGAAGCACAGATTGATCCATTCAGGGctcagaccatatgaatgcaaagattgtggtaaaacatttgtatGTATGGACCACCTGAGGTACCACAATTTGATCCATTCTGGTCTCAGACCATATGAGTGTGAagtgtgtggtaaaacattcacactaaACAGAAATCTTAGTGAGCACAGATTGACCCATTCAGACCTCAGGcggtatgaatgcaaagagtgtggtaaaacattcaagcACAAGAGTAGTCTTAGTGTGCACAATGTGGTTCATTCCAACCTCAGACCATATGAGTGTGAAGTGTGTGGTAAATCATTCAAAGATAGAGGCAATCTTAAAAAGCACAGATTGATCCATTCAGACCTCAGGcagtatgaatgcaaagagtgtggtaaaacattcaaacacaAGAGTAGTCTTAGTGTGCACAATTTGGTTCATTCCAACCTCAGACCATATGAGTGTGAAGTGTGTGGTAAATCATTCAAAGATAGAGGCAATCTTAAAAAGCACAGATTGATCCATTCAGGCCTCAAAccgtatgaatgcaaagagtgtggtaactCATTCGTACGTATGGAGCAACTTAGGCACCACAATTTGATCCATTCAAACCTCAGACCATATGAGTGTGAagtgtgtggtaaaacattcacacgaAAGAGCACTCTTAGGGAACACAGATTGATCCATTCAGACCTCAGGCgctatgaatgcaaagagtgtggtaaaacattacACAAATGA
- the LOC139120133 gene encoding zinc finger protein 420-like isoform X1: MTSAGIMNNNSATLRGREYQTSNIFSSGRYTCDILFSPKECSAICKAARLFDQLHVLGKSFECLSSTVCQKSQDDTSSIAAQSLHQTVIAGFSSREDNSLLRYEKNLEYTLSIIYIMSAIKATMVIQSLVQNGHVTLEYGSLNTEKDREDFTAQHDHVDNQSTEDKDSFSLSESHLNNDENNSQNALVQVRSNKSQECERGDWKTRLVKDCPLQIEESYSSESGTTLVWKSALNDNVEGNNRAHQCMDCGETFTQKDSLRKHRLIHSDPRPYECQVCGKTFTQQSNLSKHNSVHSNFRRYLCEVCGKTFKDRTTLREHRLIHSGIRPYECKECGKTFKSKGSLRKHSSRLVHSGLRPYECKECGKTFTQKSSLNKHNLVHSNLRQHECEVCGKTFTDNSALSEHRSVHSDLRPYECKECGKTFTLKRHLRVHRRIHSGLKPYECKECGKTFARSDYLSTHILVHSDLRPYECEVCGKSFKDKSTLRKHRLTHSGLRPYECKECGKTFTRNELLREHRLTHSGVKPYECKECGKTFTRKRGLTRHNLVHSKLGPCECDFCGKTLKNNSALREHRLTHSGLRPYECKECSTTFTHKEQLREHRLTHSSVRPHECKECGKTFTQKDNLRRHNLVHSNLRPYECEVCGKTFKDRNSLRSHSLTHSGLKPYECKVCGKTFRGIGHFNEHRLTHLGVKPYECKVCGKIFTRKDHCDMHTLVHSNLRPYECEVCGKTFKDISALTRHRLTHSGLKPYECKDCGKTFTIKGRLREHRFTHSDFKPYECKECGKTFTQKGSLTKHNVKFHSNL; encoded by the exons ATGACATCGGCGGGAATAATGAACAATAACAGCGCTACTCTTCGGGGTCGAGAGTATCAGACCAGTAACATTTTCTCCAGTGGCAGATATACATGTGACATTCTCTTCAGTCCTAAAG AATGTTCAGCAATTTGTAAAGCTGCAAGACTGTTTGACCAACTACATGTGTTAGGAAAATCGTTTGAGTGTCTTTCAAGTACCGTATGTCAGAAAAGTCAAGACGACACATCATCTATagcagcacagtccctccaccaaacaGTGATAGCAG GATTTTCAAGCAGGGAGGACAATTCTCTATTGAGATATGAGAAAAACCTGGAGTATACACTGTCTATCATTTATATTATGTCTGCCATAA AGGCAACAATGGTAATACAGAGTCTTGTCCAGAATGGTCATGTCACCTTGGAGTATGGCAGCCTTAACACAGAAAAGGATAGAGAAGACTTTACTGCACAGCATGACCACGTTGACAACCAATCTACAGAAGACAAAGATTCCTTCAGTTTGTCTGAGAGTCATctgaataatgatgaaaataactcACAGAATGCACTGGTACAGGTACGCAGTAATAAGAGCCAGGAGTGTGAAAGAGGTGATTGGAAAACAAGGCTTGTAAAGGATTGCCCATTGCAAATAGAAGAGTCTTATTCTTCAGAAAGTGGTACAACATTGGTTTGGAAAAGTGCACTGAATGACAATGTTGAAGGAAATAACAGAGCACATCAATGCATGGATTGTGGTGAAACATTCACTCAAAAGGACAGCCTCAGGAAGCACAGACTAATCCATTCAGACCCAAGACCATATGAATGCCAAgtttgtggtaaaacattcacacaacAGAGCAATCTTAGTAAGCACAACTCGGTCCATTCAAACTTCAGACGATATTTATGTGAAgtatgtggtaaaacattcaaagatAGAACCACTCTAAGGGAGCACAGGTTGATCCATTCAGGCATCAGgccatatgaatgcaaagagtgtggtaaaacattcaaaagtaAGGGCAGTCTTAGGAAACATAGCAGTAGACTCGTCCATTCTGGTctcagaccatatgaatgcaaagagtgtgggaaaacattcacacaaaagAGCAGCCTTAATAAGCACAATTTGGTCCATTCCAACCTCAGACAACATGAATGTGAagtgtgtggtaaaacattcacagatAATAGTGCTCTTAGTGAGCACAGATCGGTCCATTCAGAcctcagaccatatgaatgtaaagagtgtggtaaaacattcacactaaAGCGCCATCTTCGTGTGCACAGACGGATCCATTCTGGTCTCAaaccatatgaatgcaaagagtgtggtaaaacattcgcACGTAGCGACTATCTTAGTACGCACATTTTGGTCCATTCAGAcctcagaccatatgaatgtGAAGTATGTGGTAAATCATTCAAAGATAAAAGCACTCTTAGGAAGCACAGATTGACCCATTCAGGCCTCAGAccgtatgaatgcaaagagtgtggtaaaacattcacacgtAATGAACTGCTTAGGGAGCACAGATTGACCCATTCTGGTGTCAAAccgtatgaatgcaaagagtgtggtaaaacattcacacgaAAGCGTGGTCTTACGAGACACAATTTGGTCCATTCAAAACTAGGACCATGTGAATGTGACTTTTGtggtaaaacattaaaaaataataGTGCTCTTAGGGAGCACAGATTGACCCATTCAGGcctcagaccatatgaatgtaaagagtgtagCACAACATTCACACATAAGGAACAGCTTAGGGAGCACAGATTGACCCATTCTAGTGTCAGACcgcatgaatgcaaagagtgtggtaaaacattcacacaaaagGACAATCTTAGAAGACACAACCTGGTCCATTCAAAcctcagaccatatgaatgtgaagtatgtggtaaaacattcaaagatAGAAACTCTCTGAGAAGCCACAGTCTGACCCATTCAGGTCTCAAACCGTATGAATGTAAagtgtgtggtaaaacattcagagGTATTGGCCATTTTAACGAGCACAGATTGACCCATCTTGGAGTCAaaccatatgaatgcaaagttTGTGGTAAGATTTTCACACGTAAGGACCACTGTGATATGCACACTTTGGTCCATTCAAACCTCAGACCATATGAGTGTGAAgtatgtggtaaaacattcaaagatATCAGCGCTCTTACACGGCACAGATTGACCCATTCAGGCCTCAAACCGTATGAATGCAAAGACTGTGGCAAAACATTCACAATTAAGGGCCGCCTTCGGGAGCACAGATTCACCCATTCGGATTTCAaaccatatgaatgcaaagagtgtggtaaaacattcacacaaaagGGCAGCCTTACGAAACACAATGTGAAGTTCCATTCAAACCTCTGA
- the LOC139120133 gene encoding zinc finger protein 420-like isoform X2 — MTSAGIMNNNSATLRGREYQTSNIFSSGRYTCDILFSPKECSAICKAARLFDQLHVLGKSFECLSSTVCQKSQDDTSSIAAQSLHQTVIAEATMVIQSLVQNGHVTLEYGSLNTEKDREDFTAQHDHVDNQSTEDKDSFSLSESHLNNDENNSQNALVQVRSNKSQECERGDWKTRLVKDCPLQIEESYSSESGTTLVWKSALNDNVEGNNRAHQCMDCGETFTQKDSLRKHRLIHSDPRPYECQVCGKTFTQQSNLSKHNSVHSNFRRYLCEVCGKTFKDRTTLREHRLIHSGIRPYECKECGKTFKSKGSLRKHSSRLVHSGLRPYECKECGKTFTQKSSLNKHNLVHSNLRQHECEVCGKTFTDNSALSEHRSVHSDLRPYECKECGKTFTLKRHLRVHRRIHSGLKPYECKECGKTFARSDYLSTHILVHSDLRPYECEVCGKSFKDKSTLRKHRLTHSGLRPYECKECGKTFTRNELLREHRLTHSGVKPYECKECGKTFTRKRGLTRHNLVHSKLGPCECDFCGKTLKNNSALREHRLTHSGLRPYECKECSTTFTHKEQLREHRLTHSSVRPHECKECGKTFTQKDNLRRHNLVHSNLRPYECEVCGKTFKDRNSLRSHSLTHSGLKPYECKVCGKTFRGIGHFNEHRLTHLGVKPYECKVCGKIFTRKDHCDMHTLVHSNLRPYECEVCGKTFKDISALTRHRLTHSGLKPYECKDCGKTFTIKGRLREHRFTHSDFKPYECKECGKTFTQKGSLTKHNVKFHSNL, encoded by the exons ATGACATCGGCGGGAATAATGAACAATAACAGCGCTACTCTTCGGGGTCGAGAGTATCAGACCAGTAACATTTTCTCCAGTGGCAGATATACATGTGACATTCTCTTCAGTCCTAAAG AATGTTCAGCAATTTGTAAAGCTGCAAGACTGTTTGACCAACTACATGTGTTAGGAAAATCGTTTGAGTGTCTTTCAAGTACCGTATGTCAGAAAAGTCAAGACGACACATCATCTATagcagcacagtccctccaccaaacaGTGATAGCAG AGGCAACAATGGTAATACAGAGTCTTGTCCAGAATGGTCATGTCACCTTGGAGTATGGCAGCCTTAACACAGAAAAGGATAGAGAAGACTTTACTGCACAGCATGACCACGTTGACAACCAATCTACAGAAGACAAAGATTCCTTCAGTTTGTCTGAGAGTCATctgaataatgatgaaaataactcACAGAATGCACTGGTACAGGTACGCAGTAATAAGAGCCAGGAGTGTGAAAGAGGTGATTGGAAAACAAGGCTTGTAAAGGATTGCCCATTGCAAATAGAAGAGTCTTATTCTTCAGAAAGTGGTACAACATTGGTTTGGAAAAGTGCACTGAATGACAATGTTGAAGGAAATAACAGAGCACATCAATGCATGGATTGTGGTGAAACATTCACTCAAAAGGACAGCCTCAGGAAGCACAGACTAATCCATTCAGACCCAAGACCATATGAATGCCAAgtttgtggtaaaacattcacacaacAGAGCAATCTTAGTAAGCACAACTCGGTCCATTCAAACTTCAGACGATATTTATGTGAAgtatgtggtaaaacattcaaagatAGAACCACTCTAAGGGAGCACAGGTTGATCCATTCAGGCATCAGgccatatgaatgcaaagagtgtggtaaaacattcaaaagtaAGGGCAGTCTTAGGAAACATAGCAGTAGACTCGTCCATTCTGGTctcagaccatatgaatgcaaagagtgtgggaaaacattcacacaaaagAGCAGCCTTAATAAGCACAATTTGGTCCATTCCAACCTCAGACAACATGAATGTGAagtgtgtggtaaaacattcacagatAATAGTGCTCTTAGTGAGCACAGATCGGTCCATTCAGAcctcagaccatatgaatgtaaagagtgtggtaaaacattcacactaaAGCGCCATCTTCGTGTGCACAGACGGATCCATTCTGGTCTCAaaccatatgaatgcaaagagtgtggtaaaacattcgcACGTAGCGACTATCTTAGTACGCACATTTTGGTCCATTCAGAcctcagaccatatgaatgtGAAGTATGTGGTAAATCATTCAAAGATAAAAGCACTCTTAGGAAGCACAGATTGACCCATTCAGGCCTCAGAccgtatgaatgcaaagagtgtggtaaaacattcacacgtAATGAACTGCTTAGGGAGCACAGATTGACCCATTCTGGTGTCAAAccgtatgaatgcaaagagtgtggtaaaacattcacacgaAAGCGTGGTCTTACGAGACACAATTTGGTCCATTCAAAACTAGGACCATGTGAATGTGACTTTTGtggtaaaacattaaaaaataataGTGCTCTTAGGGAGCACAGATTGACCCATTCAGGcctcagaccatatgaatgtaaagagtgtagCACAACATTCACACATAAGGAACAGCTTAGGGAGCACAGATTGACCCATTCTAGTGTCAGACcgcatgaatgcaaagagtgtggtaaaacattcacacaaaagGACAATCTTAGAAGACACAACCTGGTCCATTCAAAcctcagaccatatgaatgtgaagtatgtggtaaaacattcaaagatAGAAACTCTCTGAGAAGCCACAGTCTGACCCATTCAGGTCTCAAACCGTATGAATGTAAagtgtgtggtaaaacattcagagGTATTGGCCATTTTAACGAGCACAGATTGACCCATCTTGGAGTCAaaccatatgaatgcaaagttTGTGGTAAGATTTTCACACGTAAGGACCACTGTGATATGCACACTTTGGTCCATTCAAACCTCAGACCATATGAGTGTGAAgtatgtggtaaaacattcaaagatATCAGCGCTCTTACACGGCACAGATTGACCCATTCAGGCCTCAAACCGTATGAATGCAAAGACTGTGGCAAAACATTCACAATTAAGGGCCGCCTTCGGGAGCACAGATTCACCCATTCGGATTTCAaaccatatgaatgcaaagagtgtggtaaaacattcacacaaaagGGCAGCCTTACGAAACACAATGTGAAGTTCCATTCAAACCTCTGA